A region from the Gossypium hirsutum isolate 1008001.06 chromosome A08, Gossypium_hirsutum_v2.1, whole genome shotgun sequence genome encodes:
- the LOC107920104 gene encoding phosphatidylinositol N-acetylglucosaminyltransferase subunit P, with product MEEPHSVNSPRTILSFSKRGRTTTASVSFVDPNDEKCNSGEHGPKPSEVYGFVGSITTVVATAIYLAWAYIPEPWLHSIGIFYYPSRYWALAVPTYAMVIIVLAVIFYIGLNFMSTPPPTSLTTMFDEFSREPSSFLSHMEGDEQPIEPISDLGIDKINVLMFDDAK from the exons ATGGAAGAGCCCCATTCAGTGAATAGTCCGAGGACAATCCTCAGTTTTTCAAAAAGAGGGAGAACAACAACAGCCTCCGTCTCATTTGTTGATCCAAATGACGAAAAATGTAATTCTGGGGAACATGGTCCAAAGCCTTCCGAGGTTTATGGCTTTGTTGGTTCCATTACAACAGTTGTTGCTACAG CTATTTACTTAGCATGGGCATATATTCCCGAACCTTGGTTACATTCAATCGGGATCTTCTATTATCCTAGCAG ATATTGGGCTTTGGCAGTTCCAACTTATGCTATGGTAATAATAGTATTAGCTGTTATATTTTATATCGGCCTCAACTTCATGTCAACCCCACCACCAACTTCATTAACCACAATGTTTG ATGAATTTAGTAGGGAACCTTCAAGCTTTTTGTCTCATATGGAGGGAGATGAACAGCCAATTGAACCCATATCTGATCTTGGGATCGACAAGATTAACGTTCTCATGTTCGATGATGCTAAATGA
- the LOC107918389 gene encoding uncharacterized protein isoform X1 yields MKQPQSIYITPKYQSLLHFKSIYTKQETCGQYFSTISTEEERITKQAMGIPILSLSSKTMPYLGSCCVSSPSSNSNFRLLCEFGARKRRMSVRCAKASVESTGEAAIKERESFTGSAMGVTTLDQTFSEDFPVWDKIGAVVRLSYGIGIYGGMVLAGRFICSITGIDCMGGFHPSLDAILEGLGYAAPPIMALLFILDDEVVKLSPHARAIRDVEDEELRSFFYGMSPWQFILMVAASSVGEELFYRAAVQGALADIFLRGTELVSDARGMAALTGVLPPFVPFAQAFAAVITAALTGSLYYVAASPKDPTYVVAPVQRSGSAREDLKKLFAAWYERRQMKKIYSPLLEGILALYLGFEWIETNNILAPIITHGIYSAVILGHGLWKIHDHRRRLRQRIQQLKSEGKNSTKL; encoded by the exons ATGAAACAACCCCAATCAATTTACATTACACCAAAATATCAGTCACTCCTCCACTTCAAATCAATATATACAAAACAGGAAACTTGCGGTCAATACTTTTCGACGATCTCCACAGAGGAAGAGAGAATCACGAAACAAGCTATGGGGATCCCCATACTGTCCTTATCTTCCAAGACGATGCCGTACTTGGGTTCCTGTTGCGTTTCTTCTCCCTCTTCTAACTCCAATTTCAGGTTGCTGTGCGAGTTTGGGGCGAGGAAGAGGAGAATGTCTGTACGGTGCGCAAAGGCGTCCGTGGAAAGCACTGGTGAAGCTGCGATTAAAGAAAGAGAGAGCTTTACTGGAAGTGCCATGGGAGTTACCACACTGGATCAAACCTTCAGTGAAGACTTTCCTGTTTGGGATAAAATTGGTGCTGTTGTTAGACTCAGCTATGGAATTG GGATATATGGAGGAATGGTTTTAGCTGGGAGGTTCATATGTTCAATTACTGGAATTGACTGCATGGGAGGTTTTCACCCTTCATTGGATGCCATTCTTGAAGGACTCGGTTATGCAGCTCCTCCAATCATGGCCCTTCTTTTCATATTAGAT GATGAAGTAGTGAAACTTTCTCCTCATGCTCGTGCAATAAGAGATGTCGAGGATGAGGAATTAAGGAGCTTCTTTTATGGAATGTCACCTTGGCAG TTCATACTTATGGTCGCTGCAAGCTCAGTTGGAGAGGAGCTTTTCTATAGGGCAGCTGTTCAG gGAGCATTGGCTGATATATTCCTTAGAGGCACTGAATTGGTTTCGGATGCTCGAGGAATGGCAGCTTTG ACTGGTGTGCTACCTCCCTTTGTTCCATTTGCTCAGGCATTTGCAGCAGTAATAACTGCTGCTCTTACCGGTTCTCTATATTATGTGGCTGCCTCTCCGAAAG ATCCTACTTACGTAGTTGCACCAGTTCAACGATCCGGTTCTGCTCGTGAAGATCTGAAAAAGCTATTCGCAG CCTGGTATGAGAGGAGACAAATGAAAAAGATCTACTCTCCGCTTTTGGAAGGAATATTGGCCCTTTACCTTGGATTTGAATGGATCGAG ACAAACAACATTCTTGCACCTATTATAACACATGGTATATACTCCGCCGTTATTCTGGGACATGGTCTTTGGAAGATACATGACCACCGGAGAAGGCTACGCCAGAGGATTCAACAGCTTAAATCAGAAGGAAAGAACTCAACCAAACTATGA
- the LOC107918389 gene encoding uncharacterized protein isoform X2, translating to MKQPQSIYITPKYQSLLHFKSIYTKQETCGQYFSTISTEEERITKQAMGIPILSLSSKTMPYLGSCCVSSPSSNSNFRLLCEFGARKRRMSVRCAKASVESTGEAAIKERESFTGSAMGVTTLDQTFSEDFPVWDKIGAVVRLSYGIGIYGGMVLAGRFICSITGIDCMGGFHPSLDAILEGLGYAAPPIMALLFILDDEVVKLSPHARAIRDVEDEELRSFFYGMSPWQFILMVAASSVGEELFYRAAVQGALADIFLRGTELVSDARGMAALVYILFYELYILICDWCATSLCSICSGICSSNNCCSYRFSILCGCLSERSYLRSCTSSTIRFCS from the exons ATGAAACAACCCCAATCAATTTACATTACACCAAAATATCAGTCACTCCTCCACTTCAAATCAATATATACAAAACAGGAAACTTGCGGTCAATACTTTTCGACGATCTCCACAGAGGAAGAGAGAATCACGAAACAAGCTATGGGGATCCCCATACTGTCCTTATCTTCCAAGACGATGCCGTACTTGGGTTCCTGTTGCGTTTCTTCTCCCTCTTCTAACTCCAATTTCAGGTTGCTGTGCGAGTTTGGGGCGAGGAAGAGGAGAATGTCTGTACGGTGCGCAAAGGCGTCCGTGGAAAGCACTGGTGAAGCTGCGATTAAAGAAAGAGAGAGCTTTACTGGAAGTGCCATGGGAGTTACCACACTGGATCAAACCTTCAGTGAAGACTTTCCTGTTTGGGATAAAATTGGTGCTGTTGTTAGACTCAGCTATGGAATTG GGATATATGGAGGAATGGTTTTAGCTGGGAGGTTCATATGTTCAATTACTGGAATTGACTGCATGGGAGGTTTTCACCCTTCATTGGATGCCATTCTTGAAGGACTCGGTTATGCAGCTCCTCCAATCATGGCCCTTCTTTTCATATTAGAT GATGAAGTAGTGAAACTTTCTCCTCATGCTCGTGCAATAAGAGATGTCGAGGATGAGGAATTAAGGAGCTTCTTTTATGGAATGTCACCTTGGCAG TTCATACTTATGGTCGCTGCAAGCTCAGTTGGAGAGGAGCTTTTCTATAGGGCAGCTGTTCAG gGAGCATTGGCTGATATATTCCTTAGAGGCACTGAATTGGTTTCGGATGCTCGAGGAATGGCAGCTTTGGTATACATTCTGTTCTACGAATTGTATATTCTAATCTGTG ACTGGTGTGCTACCTCCCTTTGTTCCATTTGCTCAGGCATTTGCAGCAGTAATAACTGCTGCTCTTACCGGTTCTCTATATTATGTGGCTGCCTCTCCGAAAG ATCCTACTTACGTAGTTGCACCAGTTCAACGATCCGGTTCTGCTCGTGA